Proteins encoded together in one Corallococcus silvisoli window:
- a CDS encoding CotH kinase family protein: MALGLTLALEAATSACLPESPWATDVPECTRTAGAALEQEEDGLPVIHLYIAQSLPDDDDYRPARVFFRGRCYAIRARYRGETSQAFPKRSFTLDFDDGQTLDAPLLAGGLSGRRKVALISPFNDNSYIRTRLTFTLWSMMSSEHLQVKAFSAVVYLDGQYHGLFTVVDHVDRHSLAAQGMDPEGELFKAVDKSANFSQWDEVGRLKSTLHQGYEKKEGDPKKGDQAYASIEQLTAFVANAPPERFRAERGAWMRVEDYEDWWMLAHLAALSDSVTKNAYHFRAQGPTGSWRYIPWDTDASFGQDWNTLRRAPRPMATFPEENRLFARMMEDPAIRQPLRERFHTLLHTSLHRDVVQGLIDTYAAEVDRAARRDEALWGEAYRHFPRWSRRADINGFEGEVSYIHSWVDAHWDLLEEELR; encoded by the coding sequence ATGGCCCTGGGACTGACGCTGGCGCTGGAGGCGGCCACGTCAGCCTGCCTGCCTGAAAGCCCCTGGGCGACCGACGTCCCCGAGTGCACGCGGACGGCGGGCGCCGCGCTCGAGCAGGAGGAGGATGGGCTGCCGGTGATCCACCTCTACATTGCGCAATCGCTGCCCGACGACGACGACTACCGGCCCGCGCGCGTCTTCTTTCGCGGGCGCTGCTACGCCATCCGGGCCCGCTATCGCGGGGAAACGTCGCAGGCCTTCCCCAAGCGCAGCTTCACGCTCGACTTCGACGATGGGCAGACCCTCGACGCACCCCTGCTCGCGGGCGGGCTCTCCGGGCGGCGCAAGGTGGCGTTGATCAGCCCCTTCAATGACAACTCATACATCCGCACCCGGCTCACCTTCACCCTGTGGAGCATGATGTCCTCCGAACACCTCCAGGTGAAGGCGTTCAGCGCGGTCGTCTATCTGGACGGGCAGTATCACGGGCTCTTCACGGTGGTGGACCACGTCGACCGGCACTCGCTGGCGGCGCAGGGGATGGATCCCGAAGGGGAGCTCTTCAAGGCCGTGGACAAGAGCGCGAACTTCTCCCAGTGGGATGAGGTCGGCAGGCTCAAGAGCACGCTGCATCAGGGCTATGAGAAGAAGGAAGGCGATCCCAAGAAGGGCGACCAGGCCTACGCCAGCATCGAGCAGCTCACCGCCTTCGTGGCGAACGCCCCTCCGGAGCGCTTCCGCGCGGAGCGGGGCGCCTGGATGCGCGTGGAGGACTACGAGGACTGGTGGATGCTGGCCCACCTGGCGGCGCTGTCCGACTCCGTGACCAAGAACGCCTACCACTTCCGTGCGCAAGGGCCGACGGGCTCATGGCGGTACATCCCGTGGGACACGGATGCCAGCTTCGGACAGGACTGGAACACCCTGCGACGGGCCCCTCGGCCGATGGCCACGTTCCCGGAAGAGAACCGGCTGTTCGCCCGGATGATGGAGGATCCGGCCATCCGCCAGCCCCTGCGAGAGCGCTTCCACACCCTGCTCCACACCTCGCTTCACCGGGACGTCGTCCAGGGGCTCATCGACACCTACGCCGCCGAGGTCGACCGCGCGGCCCGGAGGGATGAAGCCCTCTGGGGCGAGGCCTACCGCCACTTCCCGCGCTGGAGCCGGCGCGCGGACATCAACGGCTTCGAGGGCGAGGTGAGCTACATCCACTCCTGGGTGGACGCCCACTGGGATCTCCTGGAAGAGGAGCTCCGCTGA
- a CDS encoding DUF2716 domain-containing protein → MLELKPEPEAWMPLAGEEERHALDHPWPAPEQGCVRFVVDDAFFRLEHDARLELYRDLAERMLAVFRELTPPGGWLYALDPQHPCYRFYPHVPFEAGATLQEMTGLYTREHMEMVERGIHPPSLNARWAMDVHPAGDPEHLFAPQDFHFVFAARYRVGNFDGLEAPGRGPIETETYELLGPRLIAAVERDPPALFLRSRRLGPED, encoded by the coding sequence GTGCTCGAACTCAAGCCGGAACCCGAAGCCTGGATGCCCCTCGCGGGCGAAGAGGAGCGCCACGCGCTGGATCACCCGTGGCCCGCTCCGGAGCAGGGCTGCGTGCGCTTCGTCGTCGACGATGCCTTCTTCCGCCTGGAGCATGACGCCCGGCTGGAGCTCTACCGCGACCTGGCGGAGCGGATGCTCGCCGTCTTCCGCGAACTCACTCCACCGGGCGGCTGGCTCTACGCGTTGGATCCGCAGCACCCCTGCTATCGCTTCTACCCGCACGTCCCCTTCGAGGCGGGCGCCACGCTCCAGGAGATGACCGGCCTCTACACCCGAGAGCACATGGAGATGGTGGAGCGAGGCATCCACCCGCCGTCCCTCAACGCGCGCTGGGCCATGGACGTCCACCCCGCGGGGGACCCGGAGCACCTCTTCGCGCCGCAGGACTTCCACTTCGTCTTCGCGGCGCGCTACCGCGTGGGCAACTTCGACGGCCTGGAGGCCCCGGGCCGGGGGCCCATCGAGACGGAGACCTACGAGCTGCTGGGCCCGCGCCTCATCGCCGCCGTGGAGCGCGATCCCCCGGCGCTCTTCCTGCGCTCCCGCAGGCTGGGCCCCGAGGATTGA
- a CDS encoding pseudouridine synthase, translating into MTLIERLPPRDGALPVRLASPFQPGPPGPWGRRAAEALQRRLLHGATRWEALWRPGGGKMFGVLVVEAPGERLGFLSAFSGMLGGAWNVEGFVPPLFDPVARDAYWPAGEAELAALEARHAALLRDADALRAQGTPAAPALREVDTLRAEVEHLRAERSRALWRQVTQGYVIPNARGETQTLAALFAPRPPPGGAGDCAAPKLLAYAFRQGLTPRVLAEFWWGAPPLDGRRESGAYYPACDNKCGTVLPYMLQGLAVGPGPPPPSPMDGPRILHEDPWLLVVDKPVGLPTLPGRHAPSRDSVLVRLQPRFPDLSSAGFIQDLEPESSGLVAIARDAATRAALQRQFSRGEARQRHVSWVDGRVAGDSGVIDLPLRGTTHAPLEDCVDARHGRRTLSAWKVLVREDSRTRVEWVPALQLPQSLRIHAAHRLGLGLPIAGDARFGRPDARLMLHAEAMDFVHPRTGQRLEFTSAAPF; encoded by the coding sequence GTGACGCTCATCGAACGACTGCCTCCCAGGGACGGGGCGCTCCCCGTCCGGTTGGCGAGCCCGTTCCAACCGGGTCCTCCAGGCCCCTGGGGCCGCAGGGCGGCGGAGGCGCTCCAGCGGCGGCTGCTGCACGGGGCCACGCGCTGGGAGGCGCTGTGGCGGCCCGGGGGCGGCAAGATGTTCGGCGTGCTGGTGGTGGAGGCTCCTGGGGAGCGGCTGGGGTTCCTGAGCGCGTTCTCCGGGATGCTGGGGGGCGCCTGGAACGTGGAGGGCTTCGTTCCGCCGCTGTTCGATCCGGTGGCCCGCGACGCGTACTGGCCGGCGGGGGAGGCGGAGCTGGCCGCGCTGGAGGCGCGGCACGCGGCGCTGCTCCGGGACGCGGACGCGTTGCGCGCCCAAGGCACTCCGGCCGCGCCTGCGCTGCGGGAAGTGGACACCCTCCGCGCGGAGGTGGAGCACCTGCGCGCGGAGCGCTCGCGCGCGCTCTGGCGTCAGGTGACACAAGGGTATGTGATTCCCAACGCGCGGGGAGAAACACAGACATTGGCGGCGCTCTTCGCGCCACGGCCTCCGCCGGGCGGGGCGGGGGATTGCGCGGCACCCAAGCTCCTGGCGTATGCCTTTCGCCAGGGCCTGACGCCGCGGGTGCTGGCGGAGTTCTGGTGGGGCGCGCCGCCGCTGGATGGCCGCCGTGAGTCCGGCGCGTATTACCCGGCGTGTGACAACAAATGCGGCACGGTCCTGCCGTACATGCTTCAAGGGCTGGCGGTGGGCCCCGGGCCACCGCCTCCGTCCCCCATGGATGGGCCGCGCATCCTTCATGAGGACCCGTGGCTCCTCGTGGTCGACAAGCCGGTGGGACTGCCCACGCTGCCCGGCCGTCACGCGCCCTCGCGCGACTCGGTGCTCGTGCGCCTCCAGCCCCGGTTCCCGGACCTCAGCAGCGCGGGCTTCATCCAGGACCTGGAGCCCGAGTCCTCCGGCCTGGTGGCGATCGCTCGGGACGCCGCGACGCGGGCCGCGCTCCAGCGCCAGTTCTCCCGGGGTGAAGCGCGACAGCGCCATGTCTCCTGGGTCGACGGTCGTGTCGCGGGCGACTCCGGCGTCATCGACCTGCCGTTGCGGGGGACGACCCATGCGCCGCTGGAGGACTGCGTCGATGCGCGCCACGGCAGGCGGACCCTGAGCGCGTGGAAGGTCCTCGTTCGCGAGGATTCACGCACCCGGGTCGAGTGGGTGCCGGCGCTCCAGCTTCCCCAGTCGCTGCGCATCCATGCGGCGCACCGACTGGGGCTGGGACTCCCCATCGCCGGGGATGCGCGCTTCGGGAGGCCGGACGCCCGGCTGATGCTCCATGCCGAGGCCATGGACTTCGTCCACCCCCGCACCGGTCAACGGCTGGAGTTCACGTCCGCCGCGCCCTTCTGA
- a CDS encoding cupredoxin domain-containing protein, which yields MFAALSGVMACGSSEPGQTPEGATATGANTQGIQIVNGPFRDKILPSPVPPPSPSCKRTLLAEVVAFDQVYTYNRLGSYNPTGMMYALLDDVEPINGKSKMGPGNVRLKTDKRPRPLTLRANVGDCLTVKFQNMLAPTRSAIPSPSQSQPGVSRASGSNNGWTFLRKVLPAWVLTPTYNRVASLLENTAIGGIWFGAGDEAKFDDTHREDSPATRTASLHVQGLQYLSMSSDGAYVGKNASSLVSPGGSTTYTWYADHEGVFFFYSMGASFGGQGDGGSTVHGLFGAVNVEPPGARWYRSKVTAKALEAVTTARNPDGTPIIDYEATDGSGRPVLAMLDSTNKIRHGDLEALITDYSSTVVGTSTSRDTGSFREFTAIYHDEIKAVQAFDELEWNPTFHSVRDGFGINYGVAGLGAELLANRAKIGPTKDCVTCEYEEFFLESWANGDPAMNVEKDAAGRATQALYPDDPTNVHHSYLGDPVRIRNIHAGPAETHVFHLHAHQWKYSPSVETSNYLDSQTIGPGSTFTYDINYGGSGNRNFTVGDSIHHCHLYPHFAQGMWALWRVHDVFEAGTSDRLLPDAEIKNGTPNPAVIPLPNRPMPPMPTYADTVVTDGSGNLATRPAFPGYPFYIAGMTGRRAPQAPLDLEYDGGLPRHIVTRAVGTVAYGVSGRFDVDPSALNIKLLPQDGTRLEKNAMAFHAGEFPNASSVTTLYGDTAAGYAAYTPQGSSGKFTVNGRKPVAGAPFADPCPAGASVRNYRATYLQIDMQRINRAGWHDPQARLMVLNEDVPATQDGLRPPEPFFFRAESGECINFYSTNLIPKHLEPDAFQIYTPTDVIGQHIHLVKFDVTAADGAGNGWNYEDGTLSSDTVAERIHLANAAGGAFAADGNVSETGTRVTLSVPALGSHPRVSRAPLTAQTTVQRWWADDQSAKRTLETVFTHDHFGPSSHQQHGFFGALIVEPKGSKWRDPRTGIYYGSRVADGGPTSWRADVITADPAESFREFALGFMDYNPLLDECGQPVNPPNYKEDALPWAVGFETTPMPEAISAADPGGMMVNYRNEPIPLRISKRSTRCGTRKLLSTKEGEMSNVFRSDIHGDPYTPLMAGYEGDRIKIRLVQGSQEEQHSFNLHGHKWLREGGDPNSGFQNAQAIGISEHFEFELTGGLPAIGGTYETADYMYMSASNGDLWNGMWGLMRTYRHKQKGLRTLGDVAMLAVDFNPRLDLAVSAGGKEQLQAYPPVELLEMPARSGLPRLSESDETIQPSFETNDKGEDVKQRTVTFALEAREAMMKIDPDLVLQYESTGKLGIKPVKIDSCPRNAPVRLYTVSAIDARNWLPGGRLVYNSKYGLYDPDAIIFARDEYLSDLKLGKRAPEPLILRARAGECVQVVLTNRLPATALTKKDVWAHHSAITSSFNVNQTRMSNHVSLHPQLVNVDVNTDDGANVGLNAQQTVAPGTTRTYRWYAGEFKSSPWTAPFPVGMVTPTEFGIINLRNMADVVNHGMHGSIGALVVEPADADWSADTGTDAQARVRYTRKDGSKQTFREFVLLYQDDLGLHTDNTRFQDTNTSGLNSGTALRNTNGIDDSQDTGQKGFNYRTEPLWARLGVPPQTPPEQTNNYDLTSILSTSVYGDPATPVFTAKVGEPLRWRVGQPSGHSRQHAFSIHGAEWSRNPWAAGMQSRVMGPNPSSPIVSTQGGSSVMHHWNIVPEYGAGGAYGVPGDYLYRDMPSFLWSSGGLWGVFRVE from the coding sequence ATGTTCGCGGCGCTTAGTGGCGTGATGGCCTGTGGGTCGAGCGAGCCGGGTCAAACCCCGGAAGGCGCCACGGCCACGGGTGCCAACACGCAGGGCATCCAGATCGTCAACGGGCCGTTCCGGGACAAGATCCTCCCCTCGCCCGTCCCGCCCCCCTCTCCGTCCTGCAAGCGGACCCTCCTGGCGGAGGTGGTCGCGTTCGATCAGGTCTACACCTACAACCGCCTGGGCTCCTACAACCCCACGGGCATGATGTACGCGCTCCTGGACGACGTGGAGCCCATCAACGGCAAGTCCAAGATGGGGCCGGGCAACGTCCGGCTGAAGACGGACAAGCGCCCGCGCCCGCTCACGCTGCGGGCCAACGTGGGTGACTGTCTGACGGTCAAGTTCCAGAACATGTTGGCGCCCACGCGCTCCGCCATTCCCAGCCCGTCCCAGTCGCAGCCGGGCGTGAGCCGGGCCTCGGGCTCCAACAACGGCTGGACGTTCCTGCGCAAGGTGCTGCCCGCCTGGGTCCTGACGCCCACGTACAACCGCGTCGCGTCGCTGCTGGAGAACACCGCCATCGGCGGCATCTGGTTCGGGGCGGGCGACGAGGCGAAGTTCGACGACACGCACCGCGAGGACTCCCCCGCCACGCGCACCGCGTCCCTCCATGTGCAGGGGCTCCAATACCTGTCGATGAGCTCGGACGGGGCCTACGTGGGCAAGAACGCCAGCAGCCTGGTGAGCCCCGGCGGCAGCACCACGTACACCTGGTACGCGGACCACGAGGGCGTCTTCTTCTTCTACAGCATGGGCGCGTCGTTCGGCGGCCAGGGAGACGGCGGCTCCACGGTCCACGGCCTCTTCGGCGCGGTCAACGTCGAGCCGCCCGGCGCGCGCTGGTACCGCTCCAAGGTCACCGCCAAGGCGCTGGAGGCCGTCACCACGGCCCGCAATCCCGACGGCACGCCCATCATCGACTACGAGGCCACGGATGGCTCGGGCCGTCCGGTGCTGGCCATGCTCGACAGCACCAACAAGATCCGCCACGGCGACCTGGAGGCGCTCATCACCGACTATTCGAGCACGGTGGTGGGGACGAGCACGTCGCGCGACACGGGCAGCTTCCGTGAGTTCACCGCCATCTACCACGACGAGATCAAGGCGGTTCAGGCCTTCGACGAGCTGGAGTGGAACCCCACGTTCCACAGCGTGCGCGACGGCTTCGGCATCAACTACGGCGTGGCCGGCCTGGGCGCGGAGTTGCTCGCCAACCGCGCGAAGATCGGCCCCACCAAGGACTGCGTCACCTGTGAGTACGAGGAGTTCTTCCTGGAGTCGTGGGCCAACGGCGACCCGGCCATGAACGTGGAGAAGGACGCCGCCGGCCGCGCCACGCAGGCGCTCTACCCGGACGACCCCACCAACGTGCACCACAGCTACCTGGGCGACCCGGTGCGCATCCGCAACATCCACGCGGGCCCCGCGGAGACGCACGTCTTCCACCTGCACGCGCACCAGTGGAAGTACTCCCCCAGCGTGGAGACCTCCAACTACCTGGACTCGCAGACCATCGGGCCGGGCTCCACGTTCACCTACGACATCAACTACGGCGGCTCCGGCAACCGCAACTTCACCGTGGGCGACTCCATCCACCACTGCCACCTGTACCCGCACTTCGCGCAGGGCATGTGGGCGCTGTGGCGCGTGCATGACGTCTTCGAGGCCGGCACGTCCGACCGCCTCCTGCCTGACGCGGAGATCAAGAACGGCACGCCCAACCCGGCCGTCATCCCGCTGCCCAACCGCCCGATGCCGCCCATGCCGACCTACGCGGACACGGTCGTCACGGACGGCAGCGGCAACCTCGCGACGCGCCCGGCGTTCCCCGGCTACCCCTTCTATATCGCCGGCATGACGGGCCGCCGCGCGCCGCAGGCGCCGCTGGACCTGGAGTACGACGGCGGCCTGCCCCGCCACATCGTCACGCGCGCCGTGGGCACCGTGGCGTACGGCGTCTCCGGCCGCTTCGACGTGGACCCCAGCGCGCTCAACATCAAGCTGCTGCCCCAGGACGGTACCCGGCTGGAGAAGAACGCCATGGCGTTCCACGCGGGCGAGTTCCCCAACGCCTCCAGCGTCACCACGCTCTACGGCGACACGGCCGCGGGCTACGCGGCCTACACGCCGCAGGGCTCCTCCGGGAAGTTCACCGTCAACGGCCGCAAGCCGGTGGCGGGAGCGCCCTTCGCGGACCCCTGCCCGGCCGGCGCGAGCGTGCGCAACTACCGCGCGACCTACCTGCAGATCGACATGCAGCGCATCAACCGCGCCGGGTGGCATGACCCGCAGGCCCGGCTGATGGTCCTCAACGAGGACGTGCCCGCGACCCAGGACGGCCTGCGTCCGCCGGAGCCCTTCTTCTTCCGGGCCGAGTCCGGCGAGTGCATCAACTTCTACTCGACGAACCTCATCCCCAAGCACCTGGAGCCGGACGCGTTCCAGATCTACACCCCCACGGACGTCATCGGGCAGCACATCCACCTGGTGAAGTTCGACGTGACGGCGGCGGACGGCGCGGGCAATGGGTGGAACTACGAGGACGGCACGCTGTCCTCCGACACCGTGGCTGAACGCATCCACCTGGCCAACGCCGCCGGCGGTGCCTTCGCGGCGGACGGCAACGTCAGCGAGACGGGCACCCGGGTGACGCTCTCGGTCCCCGCCCTGGGTTCGCACCCGCGCGTCAGCCGCGCGCCGCTCACGGCGCAGACCACGGTGCAGCGCTGGTGGGCGGACGACCAGTCGGCGAAGCGCACGCTGGAGACCGTGTTCACGCACGACCACTTCGGCCCCTCGTCGCACCAGCAGCACGGCTTCTTCGGCGCGCTCATCGTGGAGCCCAAGGGCTCCAAGTGGCGCGACCCGCGCACCGGCATCTACTACGGCTCGCGCGTGGCGGACGGCGGCCCCACCAGCTGGCGCGCGGACGTCATCACCGCGGATCCCGCGGAGAGCTTCCGCGAGTTCGCGCTGGGCTTCATGGACTACAACCCGCTGCTGGACGAGTGCGGCCAGCCGGTGAACCCTCCCAACTACAAAGAGGACGCGCTGCCCTGGGCGGTCGGCTTCGAGACCACCCCCATGCCGGAGGCCATCAGCGCCGCGGATCCGGGCGGCATGATGGTCAACTACCGCAACGAGCCCATCCCGCTGCGCATCTCCAAGCGCTCCACGCGCTGCGGCACGCGCAAGCTGCTCAGCACCAAGGAGGGTGAGATGTCCAACGTCTTCCGCTCGGACATCCACGGCGACCCGTACACGCCGCTGATGGCCGGCTACGAGGGCGACCGCATCAAGATCCGCCTGGTCCAGGGCTCGCAGGAGGAGCAGCACAGCTTCAACCTGCACGGGCACAAGTGGCTGCGCGAGGGCGGCGACCCGAACAGCGGCTTCCAGAACGCCCAGGCCATTGGCATCTCCGAACACTTCGAGTTCGAGCTGACCGGCGGCCTGCCCGCCATCGGCGGCACGTACGAGACGGCGGACTACATGTACATGAGCGCGTCCAACGGCGACCTCTGGAACGGCATGTGGGGCCTGATGCGCACCTACCGCCACAAGCAGAAGGGCCTGCGCACGCTGGGCGACGTGGCGATGCTGGCGGTGGACTTCAACCCCCGGCTGGACCTGGCGGTGTCGGCGGGAGGCAAGGAGCAGCTCCAGGCCTATCCCCCGGTGGAGCTGCTGGAGATGCCCGCGCGCTCCGGCCTGCCCCGGCTGAGCGAGTCGGACGAGACCATCCAGCCCTCCTTCGAGACCAACGACAAGGGCGAGGACGTGAAGCAGCGCACCGTGACGTTCGCCCTGGAGGCTCGCGAGGCGATGATGAAGATCGACCCGGACCTGGTGCTCCAGTACGAGAGCACCGGCAAGCTGGGCATCAAGCCGGTGAAGATCGACTCGTGTCCGCGCAACGCGCCGGTGCGGCTCTACACGGTGTCGGCCATCGACGCGCGCAACTGGTTGCCCGGCGGGAGGCTGGTCTACAACAGCAAGTACGGCCTCTATGATCCGGACGCGATCATCTTCGCCCGCGACGAGTACCTGTCCGACCTGAAGCTGGGCAAGCGCGCGCCGGAGCCGCTCATCCTCCGCGCGCGGGCCGGTGAGTGCGTGCAGGTGGTGCTCACCAACCGGCTGCCGGCGACGGCGCTGACGAAGAAGGACGTGTGGGCGCACCACTCCGCCATCACGTCCAGCTTCAACGTCAACCAGACGCGGATGTCGAACCACGTGTCGCTGCACCCGCAGCTGGTCAACGTGGACGTGAACACGGATGACGGCGCGAACGTGGGCCTCAACGCGCAGCAGACGGTGGCGCCTGGGACGACGCGCACCTATCGCTGGTACGCGGGCGAGTTCAAGAGCTCCCCGTGGACGGCTCCGTTCCCGGTGGGCATGGTGACGCCGACGGAGTTCGGCATCATCAACCTGCGCAACATGGCGGACGTGGTGAACCACGGCATGCACGGCTCCATCGGCGCGCTCGTCGTGGAGCCCGCGGACGCGGACTGGAGCGCGGACACCGGCACGGACGCGCAGGCGCGCGTGCGCTACACCCGCAAGGACGGCAGCAAGCAGACGTTCCGGGAGTTCGTCCTGCTCTACCAGGACGACCTGGGCCTGCACACGGACAACACCCGCTTCCAGGACACCAACACCAGTGGCCTGAACAGCGGCACGGCGCTGCGCAACACCAACGGCATCGACGACTCGCAGGACACCGGACAGAAGGGGTTCAACTACCGCACCGAACCGCTCTGGGCCCGCCTGGGCGTGCCGCCGCAGACGCCCCCTGAGCAGACGAACAACTACGACCTCACGTCCATCCTCAGCACCAGCGTGTACGGAGACCCGGCCACGCCGGTGTTCACCGCCAAGGTGGGCGAGCCGCTGCGCTGGCGCGTGGGGCAGCCGTCGGGCCACTCGCGGCAGCACGCCTTCAGCATCCACGGCGCGGAGTGGTCGCGAAACCCCTGGGCCGCGGGCATGCAGTCGCGGGTGATGGGACCCAACCCCAGCTCGCCCATCGTGTCCACCCAGGGAGGCTCGTCGGTGATGCACCACTGGAACATCGTCCCCGAGTACGGCGCGGGCGGTGCGTACGGCGTCCCGGGTGACTACCTGTACCGAGACATGCCCAGCTTCCTCTGGAGCAGTGGCGGTCTGTGGGGCGTGTTCCGGGTGGAGTAG